DNA from Algisphaera agarilytica:
TTTGGTGGCGTAGAAGCTGAACGCGGCGAATCGACCGAAGGTACCCGCGGGCTTGCCGTGATACGTCGTCTCGATGGCGTGGGCGCAGTCCTCGATAATCTCCAGCCCGTGACGATCGGCCAGCGTGACCAGCGCGGTCATGTCGCAAGGCCGACCCGCGAAGTGCACCGGCAGGATCGCCGCGGTGCGCGGCGTGATCGCGGCGGCGACCGCGGCGGGGTCCAGGTTCTGGGTCACCGGATCGACATCGGCCAACACCGGCGTCGCGCCCACGTGCAGGATCGCGTTGACCGTGGCGCAGAAGGTCAGGGGTGTGGTGATGACTTCGTCCCCCGGGCCGATGCCCGAGAGCTTGAGCGCCAGATGCAGCGCCGCGGTACACGAGTTCACACCCACGGCCTGCTCGTCGTCGAGCCCCTTGTACGCCGCAAACGATTGCTCGAACGCGGCGACGCGTGGCCCCGTGCCCAGCCACCCGCTCTCGAGTACCGCCTGGACCTCGGCCATCTCCTCGGGCCCGATCACCGGCTTGCCGAACACGAGAAAGTCTTCACGCGGGCTCGGCGGAGCTTCGGTCGTGTTCACCTGGATCGGCTCGGTGAGTTTCAACGCGGGCCGGGCGGGATGGCTGAAGTGTGCGGTCATGGTCAGGCGACGAGTTTCTCCACGGGCGCTTCGGGCACGCCGCCCAGGGTCTTGGGGTACCACAGCGTGAGCAGCGGGCCGGCCCAGCGTTCGCGCAGCTCCGCAACGCGTGCTTCGACGCGCGCGGGGTTCACGTTGGACAGGATCACGCCCTCATTCCTGCCGCAGAGCGCCTCGCGGTCGGGGAGCACCGGAACGCCGCGGTAGGTCCCGCCCGCCAGCGCGGGGTGGTTCTCGGCGATGGCGGACACGGTGAGCCCGTTGCGTTGGGCGGCGCGGAACGTGGCGTAGAGGTTCTTGGAGTGGTCGGCAATGACGACCCGGCGGATTTCCTGTTGCTCGGCCCATGCGCCGACACGCTGCTTCTGCAGGCCCCATTGCATCACAGTTTCGAGCGTGGCGGGCGACAGCGTTTGCCGGCCGGCGGTGCGTTCGCGCTGGGCCCACTGGCGGGCCTCGGCGATGGCTTCGGACATCGCGCGGTCGTGGCCGTGGTGGCGGGCGAACGCGGCGTAGCGTTGCGTGAAGTCCTTGCGGTAGGCACGGCGATAGGCCGGGGGGAAGAACCGCTCGACGAGGATCAGGTTGTTGCGCAGGTCCATCTTGAACGCGAGCTCGGCGCTGCGTCCGCCGGCGTGTTTGTCGTGGCGGTACACCACGTCTTCAAACCGCGCCACCTGCCAACCCGCTTCCCACAGCCGGAAGCTCAAGTCGTATTCGCCGGCCTTGCGGAAGAACTCGCGGCGGAAGCCGCCGACCTGATCGAGCGCGGCTTTGCGCATGCACACCGCGCCGCTGAGCATCACGCCCGGCAGCGCACACGCTTCGAGCTCACCGCTGGGCAGCACGCACCGCCCCACCACCGCCGCGAGGTCGGGGTGGGCGTCGAGGTGGGCGATCGAACGCGTCACGGTCTGGGCGTCGGCGGGGTAGCTGTCGTCGTCCAGGAGAATCACCGCCCGGCCGCGGCACTGCGAGAATGCCAGGCTTCGTGCCCAGACACCTTCGTTGGTCTCGCGACGCAGGAGATTGACCTTGGGGAACTGCTCGGCAATCGCTTCCGCAGTGCCGTCGGTCGAGGCGTTGTCGACGACCCAGGTCTCCCACTGCGCTTCGGCCAGCGGTGTGCTGCGTTCCAGGATGCCGAGCGTGCGCAGCAGCGTGTCCCGGCGGTTGTGGCTCACGATGACGTAAGACAGGTCCATGGCGAAGCTCCGAACGGAGATGAGTCAGGCGGCGAATGTGAACGAAGACGTGATCGTGGATGCCGCAGAAGGGTTGTCGGGGAAGAGGTCCGGCGGCTCCTCGGCGATGAGTTGGCCGATCCGAGCCAGGGTGCGTCGCAGCCCCGCGGTGTACGACAGCCGGTGCTCGACGCTCTCGCGCTGCTCGGTGGCCACGCGGCGACGCAGCGCGGCGTAGTCGCTGTAGGTCTCCAGGTGTTTCCGGAGCGAGTCGGCGTCGTGGAAGCTGACCTCGTCTAGCTTGGGCAGCGATTCGCCCTCGTGGTTGAGCAGTTCCGCCCGTTGGCAGCCACGCAGGAACTCGACCATGTCGACGGGCGTGCCCAGGTCGGCCAGCCCGCCCGCTTGTTTGAGCAACGCCTTGAGCTCGTCACGCTTGGAACCCGCGGCTTCGAGGGCTTCGTTCACGGTCTTCGCCTCGGGGTCGATCAGGCCCAGTAGCTTGGGGATCAGGGTGTCGCTGGGGTGTTGTCGGATCAGGAAGAAGCCGCCGGCGACCAGGCCGTCGAGCAGGCGTTGGTGGAGGCAGAAAGACGGAACGATCTGCAGGTTGATTTTGCTCTGGCGGGTGAGTTCTTCGAGGTCCGGGCCGTAGGCGACGGGGCCGCGGGCGTAGGCGGCGAAATCGGGGTGGTCCTGCCAGCCCTGGCCGTAGAGCGCGAACGACAGGCCGAGATCCTCGGCGGCCTGGGCGGCCCAGCCCAAGGCCTGCTGCCGGTAGAGCGCGTTGTTGAGCGGGTGGTACAGGGTGTTGACCGCCAGCGCGCGGTTGGCCGCGCTGAGCGTTTGGTTTTGCTTTCGGGACACACGGTCCACGATCCGGCCGACGTCGCCCATCGCGGGCAGCGATTCGCCGGCCTCGTAGCGCTGCACCATTTCGTCGGCACAGGCTTTGAGCAGCGGGCTGTCGAGCGCGTCGATCAGGTCGGCCGGGCGCTGCGAAGCGTTGGAGACGTAGACCAGATCGTCGCCGGTGCTGACCCACTTGTCCGGGCGGGCCGGCGGGCGGGTGAGCTTGGGCATCTCGACGATCTGCCGGGCGGGGTAGCCCCACTGCCGGGTGTACATCGGGCCGACCATCGACAACACGAAGTCGCGAGGGGTGATCGACGCGCCGGCTTTGCGGGTGGTGAACCGGCTGAGTTGGTCTTGAACCCAGCAGACAAACGGCAGCCGTTCGGGGAAGGGCGTCAGGCAATGGGCGCGGAGCTGGTCGATGGTGAACACCAGGTCCGGCTTGAACGTCGCCAACGCGTGGCGGATCGCCGAGCGGGTCAGACGGTGGGTGTCGCCGGGCTCGATCAGCGTGCGGGTCCGCCAGCCCAACCGTGCGAACGCCTGCTCGCAGTCGGCGGTGGAGTATTTCAGGACGGTGGTGAACCGGCAGGTGATCAGCAGCACCTTGGGCCGGGTCGCGGTGCCGACGGTCAGCGCGTCGCATTGGAAATCGCTGTAGTGCTTTTCGATCTTCCTGGCCCACTTGGCTTCGCATGCCTCGTAGTAGGCGTGGCAGCGTTCGAGGATTTCGCCGATCGCGGCCCGGGGGGCTTCGCGCCCGAGCTTGATCACCGGCAGGGGCAGCATGCGGTTGCGTCGCATGTGGATCTCGAAGTCCAGCCAAGCCCGCTCGCCGACAAACCACGTGAACCGCGGGTCGGTGATCGGGCTGTCCGGGCCCGACCAGTCGTGGACCATCAGGCTGGCGGTGAGCAGGTGCGGGTCGGGTTCGGCGATGTAGATCGCCTGCTGCATACCCAGGCCGAGCGTCGGCTTGGCGTCGGCGAGTTTGGAGATGAGGTAGCCGTCGATCACGTCGGCGAAGACGATCGCTTTGCCCGCGTTGATGTGTTCAGCCAGACGCTGCATCGCCAGGTCGGCCGCGGCGCTCGGATCGGGGTTCGTGCTCAGCGGGACCGGGGCCGCGGCGGGCGCATCCGGATCGGCACACGCCGGAGCCAATCGGCCCGAGGCGGTGGGCACCAGCGGGTAGCGTTTGAGCGTGCTGAACAGCCCGGCTTGTTCCAGCGTGGTGAGGATCTCCGGCCGGTGCACCTGCAGCGCCCGGAGGTTGCGGGACAGGCAAAAGGGGATGGCGACATTGAGGTTGGACGGGTCGTATCGCTCCAGAACCTCGGCCGCGGCGGCGTACCCCCCCTGCTGAATCTGGGTCCAGGCCCGGTGGACAGCGGCGGCGGGCGGAGTGCCCTCGGGGCTGCTACCGGAAGACGGCGATCGCATGATCGTGTTCATAAGAACCTAAAACTCTTTCAAACATCGGCTTACGCAGGTGCTACGGGTTCCCCGCCGACCCCAAGGTTATCGGCGGTTCCCCCACCGGGGCGACAAAAATCCCCTACCCCCGGTTCTCACGGCCGAGCCAAGCCGATGCCGATAACCCCTTTAGCATGGCCGACGCTCCGCGACCTCCCCGACTCTCCGATGCCACCCGACACGACGACGCCACCCTGCTGGCCCGGGCGGTGCCCGCGGTCGAGGGCCGACGCATCGCGGTGGTGGGCGATGTCATCCTGGACTGCTACCGCTCGGACGGTGGACGCTCGCACTGCTTCCCCGGCGGGGCCGGCGTGATCGCGGGTCACCTTCGTCGCCTGGGAGCGCAACCCGTTCTGGTGACGCAGCTCGCCAACGACGGGAACGCCCGCCAACTCCGCCGAGGCCTCGACGATCTGGGGATCGAGGTGCATGCGGTTCCCACGGACGCCGCCCAGCCGGTCCGGACTCGCCGGGTCCAGGGCCATCGCATTACCGCAACGCCACGCCAGGAGCTGATCGAATCCCCCCCGCCCGTGACGACCGGGCGGATTGCCGGGGCCATCACCGAACGCCGGCTGGACCTGGACGCGGTCATTTTCGCGGATTTCGGCCACGGCACGGTTACCCCCGAACTGCTCGACGGCGTGCTGCCGATCCTCCGGCCCAGCACCCCGGTCCTGACCGGCGACGTCAGCGGCCCCCGCGCCAGCCTCCTGGCGATGCGGAAGTTTGACCTGCTCACGCCGACCGAGCGTGAGTTGCGTCGGCTCTCGCCGAGCCCTTCGCCGCTCACCCCGCTGGATGCCTTGGGCAGGCGGTTGGTGACTGAACTCGACCTCAAACACCTGCTGGTCACCCGCGACGCCTCGGGCTGCGTCCGGTACAGCTCCAACGGCACCAAGCGGGAACAACCCAGCCTCGCGTCGATGTACCAGACCCGGGTCTTTGATGAAGTCGGCGCGGGCGATGCCCTGCTCGCCGCGGCCACGCTGGGGCTTTGTAGCGGGCTCGGGATCCGTTCCAGTGTCCGCCTGGGCCAGATCGCCGCCGCCGCCGCGATCGCACAAATAGGCAACGCCGCGATGGGTTGGGAGCGTCTGCACCGCGTGATCGCCCCCCAGGCCACCTCCGCCGCCTCGTACCCCGCACAGGCAGCCTCCATGCCCGCGGCGTAAAATATACGTTTGAAACCTGAACCGGCACCCCGGCGTAACGACCTATAGTCAGAGGCCGTACTTCTGTCATGAACGCGCTCATCTATGTCTGACCACGAAACCCCCGACCACACCGTCCCCGAAACCCGGGACGAACCACGCCCCGAACGCCAACCGATCCCGCGCGGCCCCAACCGCCTGCTGGCGTTGACTTCGCGCCTGGTCGTCGCGGTGCTGATGCTGGGAGCCGCGATCGCGATCTTCTTCCTCATGAGCTCGACCAAGCCCGTGGTGCAGGAAGTCGATCCCGCCGCCACCCGGCAGACCGTCATCGTCTTCGAGGCCCAGCGCGTGCCCGTCCAGCGGCAGTGGCGCGGCTACGGCACCGCCGAGGCGCTGTACTCCGCCGACGTCCCGTCCCGGGTCACCGCGACGGTCGAGTCGATCCCCGTCGAGGTCCGCCCCGGGGCCGTCGTGACCAAGGGTCAACTGCTGGTCCAGCTCGACGCCTCGGATTTCGAGCGGCAACTCGATATCGCCCAGCAACGCATCGCCGAACTCGACGCGGCGCTGTCGCAGCTGGATGTGGAATCCGATCGGCTCGAAGAACGCCTGGTGCTGGAAGACTCCGACGTCGCCATCGCTCAGACCGAGTACGACCGTCAGGTGCGTTTCCAGGAACGCAACGTCGGCACCCAGCAAGACCTCGACACCGCCGAACGCAACCTCATCACCGCCAAGCGTAACCAGCTGCTGACCCGCGAGGCGGCCGACCTCATCGGGCCGCGCCGCCGTTCGCTCGAGGCCCAGAAGGCTTCGCAGCAGTCGCAGGTGAAC
Protein-coding regions in this window:
- a CDS encoding efflux RND transporter periplasmic adaptor subunit, with amino-acid sequence MSDHETPDHTVPETRDEPRPERQPIPRGPNRLLALTSRLVVAVLMLGAAIAIFFLMSSTKPVVQEVDPAATRQTVIVFEAQRVPVQRQWRGYGTAEALYSADVPSRVTATVESIPVEVRPGAVVTKGQLLVQLDASDFERQLDIAQQRIAELDAALSQLDVESDRLEERLVLEDSDVAIAQTEYDRQVRFQERNVGTQQDLDTAERNLITAKRNQLLTREAADLIGPRRRSLEAQKASQQSQVNLAELNQQRTTILSPIDGVLQTIDVEVGENLAAGQTIARVVSLSPIEVPIQLPASSRMSVSVGDRVILEPTSGPASLIDGLGWTTTIARIAPEQDATTRTLTVYADLTDENGNARLPAPGMFLEATVAIADVEDRFVVPRRSIRQGRIQVAQDGEVVSRAVQVAYTLSGTHSGFGLPDDQWAVIDDVLEDGDLVIVNAATRIADGTLVDPKPVNETVSKASAQQTPEEGEATP
- a CDS encoding DegT/DnrJ/EryC1/StrS family aminotransferase — translated: MTAHFSHPARPALKLTEPIQVNTTEAPPSPREDFLVFGKPVIGPEEMAEVQAVLESGWLGTGPRVAAFEQSFAAYKGLDDEQAVGVNSCTAALHLALKLSGIGPGDEVITTPLTFCATVNAILHVGATPVLADVDPVTQNLDPAAVAAAITPRTAAILPVHFAGRPCDMTALVTLADRHGLEIIEDCAHAIETTYHGKPAGTFGRFAAFSFYATKNVTTGEGGMLLCRDPQDASRARTLSLHGLSRDAYTRFRQAPDGSPHFRHYQMVEPGFKYNLTDLAAALGLHQLSRVETNLERRSLVWKNYNDMLAGVPLNLPSESDSDETHARHLYTVHVGDDADRDPLLDFLLQQNIGIGVHYLSVAEHPWYQTSLGWSPDAQPQARDLGRRTLSLPLTAGLTERDLRDVVSVVKEFFDERPDLLLE
- a CDS encoding PfkB family carbohydrate kinase — encoded protein: MADAPRPPRLSDATRHDDATLLARAVPAVEGRRIAVVGDVILDCYRSDGGRSHCFPGGAGVIAGHLRRLGAQPVLVTQLANDGNARQLRRGLDDLGIEVHAVPTDAAQPVRTRRVQGHRITATPRQELIESPPPVTTGRIAGAITERRLDLDAVIFADFGHGTVTPELLDGVLPILRPSTPVLTGDVSGPRASLLAMRKFDLLTPTERELRRLSPSPSPLTPLDALGRRLVTELDLKHLLVTRDASGCVRYSSNGTKREQPSLASMYQTRVFDEVGAGDALLAAATLGLCSGLGIRSSVRLGQIAAAAAIAQIGNAAMGWERLHRVIAPQATSAASYPAQAASMPAA
- a CDS encoding glycosyltransferase — protein: MDLSYVIVSHNRRDTLLRTLGILERSTPLAEAQWETWVVDNASTDGTAEAIAEQFPKVNLLRRETNEGVWARSLAFSQCRGRAVILLDDDSYPADAQTVTRSIAHLDAHPDLAAVVGRCVLPSGELEACALPGVMLSGAVCMRKAALDQVGGFRREFFRKAGEYDLSFRLWEAGWQVARFEDVVYRHDKHAGGRSAELAFKMDLRNNLILVERFFPPAYRRAYRKDFTQRYAAFARHHGHDRAMSEAIAEARQWAQRERTAGRQTLSPATLETVMQWGLQKQRVGAWAEQQEIRRVVIADHSKNLYATFRAAQRNGLTVSAIAENHPALAGGTYRGVPVLPDREALCGRNEGVILSNVNPARVEARVAELRERWAGPLLTLWYPKTLGGVPEAPVEKLVA